From Bdellovibrio sp. KM01:
TGGTATCGAAGTTTCTCGTATCAAAGAATTCTATGGCCGTCCTGACCAAGCGAGCCGTTTGACTTACCAAATCACTGAAGAAAAAGTGATCAACTTCTTGAACAAAACTATTAAAGTTAAAGAAGTTCCAGCTGGTACATTCAAAGACGAACAAAACTAAAAGGTACGGACACACTTTCTCCATCCAAGGGCTCTCGCAAGAGGGCCCTTTTTCGTGGTACGGACACACTTTCTCCACAACTCTTTTTAATTTGAATTCGCATGCCGTACGATCTTGCATGACCTCTCTCCATGGCACGAAGAAAGATTCTCTACACTCACGAATATCCCTACCATGTAATGGCCCGTTCAAATAATAAGGATTGGTTTTATATTCCAACAGATGCGTGTTGGATGATATTTTCTAAAGCTCTATCAAAGACGAGTGAAAAGTACGAAATGGGAATCCACTCGTTCGTATTGATGAACAATCACTATCATATGCTTTGCCAATGCAGCGAAAAATACACCTTGGGTGAAGCCATGAACTATCTCCAAAAGACCGTAAGCAAAGCCATAAATGCCGAGGCAGACCGAATTAATCATGTCTTTGGAGGACCATACAAAGCCACTCTTATAAGAGAACCCGATCAATTCTCCCGAGTTTACAAGTATGTCGCTCGAAATCCCGTGAAGGCTGGAATCACACACTCTGTGGAGAATTACAAATTTTCTAGCCTGAATTCCAAAGACATTAAGTTACTCAATGAAGACGAGTGGTTTGCGGAGATTCCTGCTAACCGAATTGAATGGCTAAATACCGAATTCGAGGATGAGCAATACATTAGAATCCAGCGTGCTTTAAAAAGAACGGAGTTTAAACTTGCCGATCGTATGAGGTTTGACTGAGACACCTATCAAAACAAGGTGCCTCAGGGTGGAGAAAGTGTGTCCGTACCTTTTCCTTCCAAATACGTCATTAAAGCTGCGGAGTGAAGGCTTTCCAGAACTTTTCTGGGTTTTCGATGAATGGGGTGTGGCCCATACCTACTAGAGAAATCAGTTTTCCTTTTGGAATTTTGCTGATTATGTCTTTGGCCATTTTTGGGTAGTTGCCCATTTTCTTTTTGTTTTCTTCTGGGGCCCAGGCTTTGCCGATGGCTGTTTTGTCTTTTGTTCCGATGATTAGAACTGTCGGCGTTTTTATGTTTTTGAATTCATAATACACTGGCTGAGTGAAAATCGCTTCGGAAGTTAAAGCTGATGTCCATGCCAGACGAGCGGCATCTGGCCCCTCGAACCAACCTTTTGCCGGTACCAGATATTTATCGTATTCAGGTTTCCACTTGCCGTCGTAATAATACTCAAGCTGATAGTTTTTAACCTTCTCAATGTTGCCAGCAAGTTCTTGAGTATAGAGTTGATCGACGCTTTTGTACGTCGTTAAAGTTTTCCAATCTTCAAGTCCCAACGGATCGACCATAAAAAGCTTTGTGATATTTTCGGGATACATCAAAGCATATCGAGCTGCCAGCATTCCTCCCATGGAATGTCCCAGCAGTTGGAATTTTGTGATCTTCAAATTATCGATTAGCATTTTTGAATAAGATGCCAAGGCGTGAAGTGAGTACTGAAACATTTCAGGCTTTGTCGATTTACCAAAACCGATTTGATCAATCATGATCACACGATAGCCTTTACCGACTAAAACTTTTGCCATGTCTTCAAAGTAGTAACCGGAAAAGTTCTTACCATGGAAAAGCACGATCACTTTGTCAGAACCTTTATCCGGCGAGATATCCATATAGGCCATTTTCAAATCTTGGTTCTGTGCGCGAAATGAATAAAAAGAAACCGGAAATGGATAACTGAACTGAGTCAGCTCAGCATCAAATCCCTTCATCGGTTCTGACACCGCGATCTCGGTCTTTTGTGGTTGAGAAGCACAAGCTGATAAAACTAAAAGCGAAAGCAAAAGTATTTTTCTCATATCAATTCTCCCCGAAGGAAAATGATATGAGATCACTGTTAGCATCTAAAGGATTCTTTACTTTTCAGGCCTAAACATGATGGGTGGCAAAATGGAGAAAGTGTGTCCGTACCTAGCGGCAAGACTGATGGATTGTTATCTGCAGTTATTGAACTGTTGGAAATATCTCTGACAAACTGAGTACTGTGAATTGCAATCATTCACGTCTGCTGAGTTGTAGTGAGTCGTTGGGCATGTGCGAGAAGCATTACGAGCAACATTGATCATCACTTCGCCTTGGCTTAGGGGATCGCGGTTGTTTTCGCCATAGATTGCGTAGCTGATTTTATTTTTTCCCGCTGCCAACAAAGGTTTCTGGAACAGAGTCGAAATCCAAAGGTTGATTCCCGCAGAACTGCGTCCACGAGCCCCATCATAGTTGTCTTCTTTCGTGCGAACGGAACCATCTTCACGCAAGTTACTCAACTGATAGCGAACGGCGCGAGCGTCGCGTGGACCAACGAAGTAATCATAAGAAACGGGATCTAAAACAACATCACGACATGTGAAAGTGGCTGCTCCCCCGCCGTTGAAGCCTTCGCAAGTTACGTGAACTTGGCCTTCGATAGGGGTTGCTTTGAACTGGTTGCCTGACGAAAAACCCACAGGTTCTGAAGCTTGAACTACAGTTCCCAAAACGCTTACGCATAATAATGTGAGAATATTCTTAAACAAAGAGGCCCCTCCGCCTGCTAAAGTTGCAGTAGAGTAAGGCCCCTATTTTTTGGAATCAATAACTAGCGCGTCAAACCCTTCATGGTGTTCCACGCCTTAAGATAGCTAAATGCTTGATATGCTTGATAATCTTTCTTCAAGATATTGTCGCGAGGCGATAGTTTCTCGTCTTTTTTCGACCCCACGTCCTTCCACCAAGCAAGCGCGCCCTCTTCAGCTCCCTTTTTGACATCAAGCTTTTCGGCCGCTTTTTCTTTATCGCCCTTTAAGTGACCAGCGATATCGCCCTCACGAGTGGACGTTTGTTTTTGGATCGATTTCGCAAAAACTTCCGGATCGATGTCTTCGATTTCCACATCCGGGTGGATACCTTCTGCTTGGATGGAAACACCACTTGGTGTGTAGTAACGAGCCACGGTTAATTTCAAACCGGAGCCGTCTCCCAACTTGATAACGGATTGAACGGAACCTTTACCGAACGTACGTTGACCGACGATCAAAGCACGTTTGTTGTCTTGAAGTGCTCCGGAAACGATCTCACTCGCGCTGGCTGTGTATTCATTCACCAGGATCACAAGTGGAACATTCTGGTATTTGCCTTTTTTAGTGGCCATTGCCACTTCTTTTTCAGCTTTGTTACGACCAATAGTGCTTACGATCACGCCTTCTTTAAGGAACATGTCGCTGACTTTAACGGCCTGATCAAGCAAACCACCTGGATTTCTACGCAAGTCCAACAACAAACCATTGATTTGGCCTTTGTTGTTTTTTATGTGGTTCGCAATCGCTGTTTCAAGATCTTTACCTGTGTTTTCGATAAAGCTTGTGATTCTAACATAAGCAAAACCATCACCCATATCCGTGTATTTCACAGATTTGATTTTCACAACACCGCGAGTGATTGTGATATCGCGTGGCTTTTCTTCATTTTCACGAACAACTCTTAGAACAATTTTGCTGCCTTTTTTTCCGCGCATGAATGAGGATGCTTCAACCAAGCTCATGCCTTTAGTGCTGTTACCATCGATGGCGATAACTTTATCACCCGCTTTGATACCGGCTTGCCATGCTGGAGCATCTTCAATTGGAGAGATGATCGTTAAAATACCATTTTGATTTGAAATCTCGATACCCAAACCGCCGAACTCACCGCTGGTTTCAGTTTCGAAGTCTTTAAAAATATCTGGAGGCATGAAGTTCGTGTGAGGATCCAACTCACGAAGCATCCCTTTGATAGCTCCATACACCAGTTTTTTCGTGTCAGTTTCTTCAACATAGTATTGCTGAATCAGATTCAAAACTTTACTGAAGTTCTGTAGATCAGCGTAACGCTCTTGAGCGAATGCACGGACTTGAAAACCTGTTTCAGCCATTACGAAAAGGACCAGAAGCAGAATGCCTCCGAGAATATAGGTTTTCCAATAGCGTTTGATAGATTGCATGTGGTTAGAGTCCTTTCATCCACTGTTGCGGGTCGTAGGGTTCAGAAAAATGTCTGATTTCAAAATACAATCCCGAAGGATTATCTGCGGAGGCATCACCGGTTGTCGCTACAACCTGCGCTTGAGTGATTTCTTCGCCCGCCGTCACTTTAATTTCTTCAGCATGGGAATAGACAGAATAGTAGTGATCACCATGATCCACAATAACTGTATTTCCAAATCCAGGAAGTTCGCCCACGTATGAAACTTTACCCTCGAACACGGATTTAACCGGACTTCCCTTGGCCGCCGATATGAAAATGCCTTTGCTGGTTAAAGTGTAAGGGTGATCCTTACCTTTCATAAGTCCAAATTTTTGGGTTACGACTCCAGCAAGAGGTCTTGGAAGCTCACCTTTTGAATCCATAAAGGAAGGTTTGAATAACGTATCAAATACTCCGGCGTCATCGATATTATACTGAGCCGACTTCGTTTTAAGGTCGCTGATCTTATTCTCAGCAAACATCTTACTTTTGCGAATGCCGCTTAAGAGTTTGTTTTTCAAGGATTGCTCAGCAACGAGCTTTTGTTCCTGCGTTGTGATCCCGGCCTCAACAGCTTTCAGATTCTCCAAACGCTGGGCAATCGCTTTTCGTTTGCTTTGCAGGTCCTGGACGTCGTGCCTGTATCCTTTGATTAATTCCAAATCCCGTTGGGCAACAATTCCCAGAATTTTTAAGTTTCTATCCAAAGAAACGGAACTGTCAGCATTCAGAATAAATCTTGCCAGGGGTTGCCCCCCCAATTTGTAGATGGCTTTTAAGCGCTCGGCCAATTGAGTACGTTGAACTTTAGCTTTGGCTTCCAGCTCTTCCACTTTTTCAGTCAGATTGTTGATATTAACTTCTAGAAGTTCCCGTTGTTGGGAAAGAGATCCGCGCTCCGTGACGGTCTTTTTGATCTTTTTATTGATTTCATAAAGTCCTGAAAGGACCTGACGTTGTTTTACTTCGACATCGGCAAGTTTTTGCTTTGTCGCTTCGATATCTTTGGTCAAAGCATCGACCTTTTCTGCAGGCGTAGATTCAGGCATCGCCGCCTGTGCCGCAGAAAATGCGATCGATAATGAAAGTGCCCCAAGGGCCAATGACCATTTCAAGTTTCTTAGGCCCTTTGACTTGCGGCCGCGTAGCCGTCATTAATTTTTCTAACACAAAGGTAAGATGCCAAGGCTCCCATAACCGTTCCACCGATGATTATCACAGCAATCATCCATGGAGAAACAAAGCTCAATTGTTCACCAATTCTTAAGAAACTTAGGCGAGTATCCACGATGCTTTTTCCGACTGTGTACATCCCAAAGGCTATTCCCATGGAAAGTGTCGAGGCGATAAATCCCAGCAGCGCACCTTCTTTTAAGAAGGGTTTGCGAATCATCGCTGCCGTGGCACCGATCATCTCAAACACCACGATTTCATCTCGATGAACTTGAACTGAAGCACGAATTGCATTCGACATCACGAAAATCGAGGCACACAGTACGACCACACCGACTAAATTCAATGCAAGATTAATAGCCGAGACAAAAGCGCTGTATTTTTCAACCCAATCCTGACCATAACTAACGTCATCAATACCGGAGCGACCTTTTAAATCCGTCGCAATCGCCTGCAAGATACTGCTTTGAGCATCTGTTGCAATTTCCGTTTTCAGTTTTACTTGATAACTTGAAGGAATCATTTTTAAAAGTTCATCGTCTTTGCTGATATCCGGTGCATAACTTGCCAGTTGCGCACGAAAGTCAGAAAGAGCCTGGTCTTGAGTCACCAGATTGAAGTTGCCGATGTCTTTATGATTTTTAAAATACTTTTCAAGTTCATCACGGCCTTGAGCTGAAATGTCCGAAGACAAATAAACCGTCAACTGAACATCTTCTCCCCAATGGGTCAGAACATTTCTGAAGTTTTTAGAGATCAGCAGTGACGTAGCCATGACTACAAAGCATGCCGTAACAACAATTAGCGTTGAAAATTTAAGAGCGAGGTTCTTCTGAGTAGGATTCACTTGGTGTCTCCCACGATAATGCCATCTTTAAGTTCCAAAGTTCTTTTATGGCGACGCTTCACCATTTCATGGTCATGAGTCGCGACAAAGACAGTTGTCCCTTGAGAGCAAACTCTTTCCAATAAATCCATGATCTCTTCGCTGAGTCTTGGATCCAAATTTCCCGTCGGCTCATCGGCAATTAAGACACCTGGTTGATGAACGATAGCTCTAGCGATTGCGGTTCTTTGCTGCTCACCACCCGATACAAAGTCCGGATACTGATCATGCTTGTGAGCAAGCCCCACTTGTTCCAAAACTTCATAGACTTTTCGTTGAATTGCGGGAGTTTTATCGCCACGAATTTGTAATGGCAAAGCCACGTTTTCAAACAATGTGCGATCTTTCAAAAGTTTGAAATCCTGAAAGATAACGCCGATTTTTCTGCGAAAAAATGGCACCTGTCCATTACGAATTTCACCCAGATCATAGCCAGCAACTTTTACTTCACCCGATGTGGCTAAATCATAAGCAGAAATCATTTTGAAGAGCGTAGTTTTACCTGCACCACTAGGTCCCGTTAAAAATACAAATTCACCTTTGTCGATTTTCAAATCGATATTTTTTAGAGCATGAACGGGCCCTGGATAGGTCTTATATACGTGGGAGAATTCAATCATTTCTCTATCTTATGAAAGATAAAGACTTATTCATACTCGCCCGAAGTCGAGGTTTTCAGTATTACGGCATACCACCTGACATCAACGTATCAATGATTGTTGAATGCTGGCGATGAAGGGCTTGTTTTATTGCTTCAGCTGGCTGATTAGAGCCGACCTGCAGAACTCTTTCGTGAGGGGTTTTAATCGTTTTCAAGACAGCACCGTTACAAAAAATACGACTGACCAAGAATGGATTCGCCATTCCCCAGTCCTCTGTTTGGATGTGGTATTTCTGTCCGCGCACCGTGATATCCGAATTAAAGCCTTTTTGCATTTCTACAAACCTCGAAATTCAATTTAGCAAAAAAATTGCGCGATCTCATCAAGTTTTTATATGCGCGGTGTTTTGACTCTTCAGGCAAGACACATACTAAATGTCTATGGAGGTAACTATTATGAAGTTCGTTTCTGTTCTATTTATTCCTATTGTTGTAGCTCTATCTTTGGTCGCAAAAGCACAAACACCTGCGCCAACTGAGCCTCCACCATTTTCTGGCGAAGCTGAAGCCGGAGCCATTATGGTAACTGGCAATTCTGATTCAGAGAATTATGCGGCCAAAGGAAAAGCGGCTTATAAAGCAGGCAAAAATATCTATACTTTAAGTGGTCAATATATTCGCACCGAAGCCAATTCAGTCGAAAGCGTACGCAACTGGAATGCAGGAGCTCGTTATGATCACGAGTGGACTGATTATCTTGGCTTTTTTGGTAGCCAAAAAATCGAGAGCGATATTTATTCTGGATACTTGCAACGTGATTCGACAGATATCGGTTTGAAGTACTGGCTGACAAAAACAGACAGCTTCGACTGGACCCTTGAGGCTGGTTATCGTTATTCAAAAACTCAAAATGTTTCAGTTGGCACTACATATGACCAATTGCTCCGTATTTATACCGAGATCAACGCGAAAATCGACAAAGAATTTTCCTTCAAGTACTGGATCGAATATTTGCCAAATATGACTCGCGCTGATGCTTATCAGGTAAATACTGAAGCCTCGATCAATGTTATGTTAAATTCCATCTTCTCATTGAAGCTAGCTTACTTGCTACAATATCAAAACGAACCTGCTCCTCCGGGAGAATACAGCACAACCACGACAACATTGAATCTTGTCGCGAAATTCTAGAAAGGATTTTGTCATGATGAAGGAATTTAAGGCCTTTTTAATGAGAGGGAACGTTTTAGATTTGGCAGTCGGTATCATCATCGGTGCCGCCTTCACTAAAATCGTTGGCTCATTTGTCAGCGATATGTTGATGCCCGTTTTAAGTTTGGGAATGGGCAAGATCGATTTTTCGAATCTGTTTGTCGCACTGAATGGTGAATCTTACGCAACATTGGCAGCAGCGAAAGCAGCCGGCGCAGCCACCCTTAATTATGGTGTATTTCTGAATGCGGTTATTGATTTCGTGATTGTCGCATTTGCAATTTTCATGATCATCAAAGCTGCAAATCGCTTCAAAAAGACAGAGGAAGCAACGGCATCAACGAAGCCCTGTCCCGAATGTCTGACGACGATTCCACTTGCGGCACGCAAATGTTCTGCTTGCGGAAGTTTGCAAACGAGTGGCGCGATAAATGGAAAAACGTCCTCGATGAACGTCTAGTGTTTCATATTGAGACGTAAACTTTCCCCCGAAAAGTGACGATAATAGGCACTGCAATTGCATCCATATATAGTCATCAGGGGGAAAGACAATGTATTCCAAATCACAGACGACGAAGAAGACATCTGTTAATCTTTTTATCAGCATCATATCTTCTTTAGTTATGATGGGTTACACAGCCCATGCGCAAACTTCCGGGACCTCATCGGGTTCTGCAAGCTCTACTTCTTCAAATAATCAAAACTCACAGCAGCAATATCCCTACCCAATGATGACTTCTTATTCCGAAGGGCAAACGTGTAATGACCTACGCTCCAGATACAGCTCTGCCCGCAGAGATATGTTGAGACTTTGCAAAGATGCAGGCGCCGGTGCAAGTTGCGTGGATAAAATTGACTCCTGTAATACTGAGGCCAGTGATACTGGCGGCATCAATCTCTATCAAACTTTAGGTACCGCTGTAGGCGCGGATAATGCATTGGGAACGGCACTTGGGGTTATGGGTCAAAGCAGTAATGTGGGCGGTGGTTGCCCTCAATTCTCGTTTCAAGATTACTTCAGCAAAAAGAAAGAATATCAAGAAGACCTTGATAAAACTGAAGAAGACTTAGCAAAACTATCTGATGATAAAGCAGATATTCAAGCCGACTTTAATAAAAAGATTTCTGACCTTCAAGAGGACCTGAACAAAGCGCAAGAAGATCTGGAGAAAACCAAAGATCAAATCTCTAAGGACAAATTGGAGAACACACAGAAGCTTCAAGAAGCACAAAATGCTGCTAAAGATTCAATGCGCTCTCAAGCTACAACTTTACTTGATCTGCACGGTAAGCTGATCACTTCCCAACGTGATAAATCGCTCAATATGATTGCCCTGACAGAGGCATCCGCAAAAAGAGCCTGTATGAAAACTGTGAATGAAATGAAGTCGCAGTGGCAAAAAGATGGCGCATTAAGCGGATTCAGCTCTGGTACTATGATCGCCAAAGCTAAGCGCTTAAAGCAAGATTTGATCGATACATGGAACGATTGCATGACAGTTTACGATCAGAAAAAGCAAGCTTTACTTGAATCCAAGAAACAAGAAGAAGACATGCTTAGAAAGCAAATTCAAGACACGACTGAGTCTATGGCTCAAACAAAAGATTCTATGGATTCTGCAGAAGCCAATATGGCGCAAATGAATGCCTTGGCAGACAAGCAACAAACTCAGGCCGAAACGAATATGAAGAACACCCAAACTGCGATCCAAACTAAAATGACAGCAGCGAAACAAGAGTTGGAGCAAAAACTTCAGACATTGGCGACCAAAACTACGAACTACAGTCAAAAGATCAATCGCTTGAACACTCAATTATCAAGTCTGGGTGCTGTCCCGCCTTCCGGAGCGACAACGACTGCTCCGCAAGTAGCGGATGAAGTATCTGGTCTTCAAGAAGAGATGAATGAAATCATCGCACAGGCGAAAGATTTGACCCAAGTGAACTGTTCAATTGGGAAAAGTGCCTCCAGTTCCTCAAGGTCCTCATCTGGACTTAAGGAATAGGTGACCAAAGACCAGTATCCCTAGACCCTCACCTTTTCGACTGATAGAATGGGGCTTCGTTTAAAGGAGCCCCAAACAGTGTTAAAAAAAATCATCCTGGCATTCGTCGCTCTCTGCGTTCTTGGTGTTGTCGGCGCCGTTCTTGCCTATCAATCTGTTAAAGCAAGTCTTCCGCAAATCATCACTGTTCAAGATTATAAACCGCAACTGGTAAGCCAGGTTTATGATCGCAATGGCAAAAAAATTGGTGAGTTCCTTAATCAGAAACGCACACTGGTAACTTACGATAAAATTCCCAAAGATCTGGTGCATGCATTCTTAGCGGCTGAGGACGATCAGTTCTTCCAACACAAAGGCATTAATCCCCAGGCGATATTCCGTGCGGCTCTTGCCAATCTTCGCGCAGGCCGCTCGGTGCAAGGTGGTTCTACGATCACACAGCAGGTTGCTAAAACCCTGATGCTGACTTCGGAAAAAACACTGACCCGTAAACTTCGCGACATCATGCTTGCGATGGAGATGGAAAAAAACCTTAAGAAAGAAGACATCCTATTTCTTTACCTAAATCAGATTTACTTCGGTGAAGGCGCTTACGGTGTTGAACAAGCGGCACAAACTTATTACCGCAAACCCGTTTCCAAATTGACTTTGCCAGAGATGGCCATCCTTGCAGGTCTGCCTCAAGCTCCGAGCGCTTACAGCCCGGTTCGTAATCCCCTGCGCGCTAAAGAAAGACAAACCTACGTGCTTCGCCGTATGGCTGAAGTAGGCTTCATCACGAAAGAGCAATCAGATAAAGCAATCAAAGAACCCGTTAAGGTTTTTGTTCGCGAGAATTACGAAGAGTATGCTCCGTTTTACCTGGAAACTGTTCGCCAGATGCTGGTTGCACAAATTGGCGCGGACATGGTTTTAAATAAGGGTCTTCGTATCTACACCAGCCTTGATCTTCAAAAACAATTAGCGGCGCAAGATTCTGTGATGGCTGGACTTAAGAGTTTGGATAAGCGTCAGGGCTTCCGCGGTCCGATCAAGAATCTTTCTTCTGAAGACGACATAGAAAAATTCCTGACAGATGAACGTAAAAAACTTATCGGGGAATCAACTCCTGAACGTACGATTCTTCCCGATGGTAAATTTGCAGACCTTGTTCCTAAAGTGGATGAAAAAGCCGCGAAGGAACATCCGCTTCTGCCTTCATACATCAAGCTTAAGGACTCTGTTCAAGGTGTTGTTCAAGCTGTAGATGACACTGCAGGCTTGGTTTACGTTAAAATTGCCGACACTCAGGGTTTGATTGATTTCGATTCGATGACTTGGGCACGCAAGCCTGACTCCGATAAGCGCTATGATTTAAATACCATTAAAAAACCGTCTGATGCTTTAAAAAAGGGCGACGTGATCTTAGTTAAGGTGACCGCTGATAAGTTCTCTCCTTCTAAAAACGTGACGCCGAAAAAAGGCGCTCCTGACGTAAAACTTCCAGATTTCAACAAGTACGTGGACTTGGAGTTAGATCAGGAACCGTTGGTAGAAGGAGCACTTCTTTCCTTCGATCAGGATTCTCAAGACGTGTTAGCAATGGTGGGTGGAACAAGCTTTGCGAAAAGTGAATTCAACCGTGCGATTCAAGCTCCTCGCCAAACGGGTTCTTCATTTAAATCAATCGTCTATGCTTCCGCACTAGATAAGGGTTATAACCCAGCAACTCCGATTATGGATGCTCCCCTGGTGTTTGAAGGCTCTGCCGGTGATGAAGAAGGTCAGGGTGATGCCAAGGAATCCAAAGCCTGGAAGCCAGCGAACCACTCGAAAAGTTTCGGTGGTGATATCATCGTTCGAAATGCGCTTTCTCAGTCTTTGAATATTCCGGCTGTAAAAGTGATCGAAGACGTTGGTGTTCCTTGGGCCATCGAATACTCTCACCGCCTGGGACTTTTCAGTCCACTGAATCCTGACTTTACGTTGGTTCTGGGCTCTTCAAGTGTGACCTTGTACGAAATGACCAAAGCCTTTTCAGAATTGGGTCGCTTGGGCAAACGCACTCGCCCGATGCTGATTCACAAAGTGACTGATGCTGATGGCAAAACGATTTTGGAAAACGTGTCTTTGGATGCCCGCTTTGAAAAAGAGATGAAACCATACGATGACGATTTTGAAAACCGTCGCAAAGAGTATCTGCAACTTGTTGCTGAGCCCGCGAAACTGGAAGAGTTTAAAAAGAAAGATCCTAAGAAAGCAGCTTTGGCTGAAAACTTGTTCTTCCAGGATCCTGATCAATTGATCAAGCCCACAACAGCATTCGTCATGACATCACTTCTGCGTGGAGTGGTTGAAGACAAGAACGGCACGGGCGCAAGAGCTCGTGCTTTGGGTCGCGAAGTTGCTGGTAAAACCGGAACGACGAACAATTATTATGACGCGTGGTTCATTGGCTATACTCCACAAATCGCAACTGGTGTGTGGGTGGGTTTTGACAAAGAGAAAAGTCTAGGCAAAGGCGAGGTGGGTGGCCGCTCCGCATTGCCAATTTGGGTAGATTACATGAAAGCAGCCCATGAAGGACTTCCACAAGTGACTTTCCCAGTACCAGATGGTATCGTGTTTGCGAACATTGACAGTGAAACTGGCAAACTTGCAAATGCATCAACAAAAAATATTCTGCGCCAGGCCTTCGTTGAAGGAACAGAACCGACTGCTGCTTCCAGCAAGCAAGAAGAAGCAACAGACTTTTACAAACAGGATTTGTCTGAGTGAAGGATATCCACCTCTGGGGTGTGAAACAGAACAATCTTAAGAACATCGAGGTCAAGGTCCCAGTTGGCAAAATGACTGTGATCTGTGGCCCGAGTGGTTCAGGGAAATCCTCTCTGGCGTTTGAAACTTTATTCGCTGAAGGTCAACGCCGCTTTATCGAGAGCATGTCAAACTATGCTCGCCAGTTTCTAAATAAAGCACCAAAGCCTGACATCGAAGGCATTAGCAATATTCCTCCAGCAATTTCGATTGAACAGAAAAACACGGTGAAAAGTTCCCGCTCTACGGTGGGAACAACAACTGAGATCATCGATTACTTGCGCCTGCTTTATGAAAAAATCGGTAAGTCCTATTGCCCAACACACGGGTGTCCTACCGAAAAAGAAAGTGTCACCGAGGCCACTTCCAAGGTGATCAAAGAGTTCACTGGCAAACGTGGATATATTCTAGTCGAAATTTCTGAAAACGGTCGTGTGGCGCAAGCCAAGAAACTGCACTCCTTGCTTTTGCAGGACGGTTACTTGCGTATTTATATTCCTAAGGTTCAACCTTCGATAAAACCTGTCGCGACCAAGAAAGCCACTCTTAAGAAAACCAAAACTAAGGGTGCGGT
This genomic window contains:
- a CDS encoding penicillin-binding protein 1A: MLKKIILAFVALCVLGVVGAVLAYQSVKASLPQIITVQDYKPQLVSQVYDRNGKKIGEFLNQKRTLVTYDKIPKDLVHAFLAAEDDQFFQHKGINPQAIFRAALANLRAGRSVQGGSTITQQVAKTLMLTSEKTLTRKLRDIMLAMEMEKNLKKEDILFLYLNQIYFGEGAYGVEQAAQTYYRKPVSKLTLPEMAILAGLPQAPSAYSPVRNPLRAKERQTYVLRRMAEVGFITKEQSDKAIKEPVKVFVRENYEEYAPFYLETVRQMLVAQIGADMVLNKGLRIYTSLDLQKQLAAQDSVMAGLKSLDKRQGFRGPIKNLSSEDDIEKFLTDERKKLIGESTPERTILPDGKFADLVPKVDEKAAKEHPLLPSYIKLKDSVQGVVQAVDDTAGLVYVKIADTQGLIDFDSMTWARKPDSDKRYDLNTIKKPSDALKKGDVILVKVTADKFSPSKNVTPKKGAPDVKLPDFNKYVDLELDQEPLVEGALLSFDQDSQDVLAMVGGTSFAKSEFNRAIQAPRQTGSSFKSIVYASALDKGYNPATPIMDAPLVFEGSAGDEEGQGDAKESKAWKPANHSKSFGGDIIVRNALSQSLNIPAVKVIEDVGVPWAIEYSHRLGLFSPLNPDFTLVLGSSSVTLYEMTKAFSELGRLGKRTRPMLIHKVTDADGKTILENVSLDARFEKEMKPYDDDFENRRKEYLQLVAEPAKLEEFKKKDPKKAALAENLFFQDPDQLIKPTTAFVMTSLLRGVVEDKNGTGARARALGREVAGKTGTTNNYYDAWFIGYTPQIATGVWVGFDKEKSLGKGEVGGRSALPIWVDYMKAAHEGLPQVTFPVPDGIVFANIDSETGKLANASTKNILRQAFVEGTEPTAASSKQEEATDFYKQDLSE